A genomic window from Candidatus Bathyarchaeota archaeon includes:
- a CDS encoding energy-coupling factor ABC transporter permease, with amino-acid sequence MHIPDGFLDIPTAVVTYAIFLLYGYYAIKKIRNSQSTEYVPFVSVLAAGIFAVQMMNWPLPGGTSLHFVGGGLAGIMLGPWLGFMAMFLVLLVQALVFHDGGITTLGANVINMAIVPVLIGYSIYWICISKFKVTDSKRSIGAFLGGWLGITIAGAIAGLQIGYSRAFPYGVSITLPIMAGWHAILGVIEGVITSFVILYLVHKAPHLILTGGRATK; translated from the coding sequence ATGCATATCCCAGATGGCTTTCTCGACATTCCTACTGCCGTTGTCACCTATGCTATTTTCCTTCTTTATGGATACTATGCGATTAAAAAAATAAGAAATTCCCAATCCACTGAATATGTACCATTTGTTTCTGTATTGGCTGCAGGAATATTTGCTGTACAGATGATGAATTGGCCTTTACCAGGAGGTACAAGCTTACATTTCGTTGGCGGCGGTTTAGCTGGGATAATGCTAGGCCCTTGGCTCGGTTTTATGGCGATGTTTCTAGTTTTACTTGTTCAAGCTCTAGTATTTCATGATGGCGGAATAACAACACTTGGGGCCAATGTTATTAACATGGCTATTGTACCTGTACTGATAGGTTATTCTATCTATTGGATTTGTATTTCTAAATTCAAAGTGACTGATTCAAAGAGATCGATTGGAGCCTTTCTAGGCGGTTGGTTAGGAATAACTATAGCTGGTGCAATAGCAGGATTACAGATAGGCTATTCACGTGCTTTCCCTTATGGAGTTTCTATTACTCTACCAATAATGGCAGGTTGGCATGCAATTCTAGGTGTTATAGAAGGTGTGATTACCTCATTTGTTATCCTTTACCTTGTTCATAAAGCACCTCATTTAATATTGACAGGAGGGCGGGCCACTA
- a CDS encoding zinc ribbon domain-containing protein, whose translation MGKKLKRMYLFLLFTATITFSIITAIDTGQAETKYYYISDTERYFYKSIAYNYPYVSWHPYLYWINSTHYEYYYHPYTAIGQSYRRLRVYQFYLDAKSSTPRVSVEGTGWYDEGSSAYIYASESVEPDSGTKYLFDHWSGDYSGSSPSATVTMDRPKITTAEYNVKYYLLTKSTPTEAMGFIEDNWYDEGTTRIIQEAPEYINFDGGARYTFDSWYVNGKKLTDSRSITVTMNEPHEVEAKFITQYYMDVRSSHGDPQGSGWYNEGEYATISVDSPVGAGIGRKFVFQRWSGDIVSTSNEESTLMSRYKSANVVWKLDSTVLYIVLCIIIAAVVLGSILYQTQYRYTRSCPKCGYRLGKDFKLCPECGRRTTSKSSKNSR comes from the coding sequence TTGGGAAAAAAATTGAAGAGAATGTATCTATTTCTACTTTTTACAGCAACAATAACATTTTCAATTATTACGGCTATTGATACGGGTCAGGCGGAAACTAAATATTATTACATTTCAGATACAGAGAGGTATTTTTACAAAAGTATTGCCTATAATTATCCATATGTTTCATGGCACCCTTACTTGTATTGGATTAACTCTACACATTATGAATATTATTACCATCCATACACTGCAATCGGTCAAAGTTACAGAAGGCTTAGGGTATATCAATTTTATTTAGATGCAAAATCAAGTACGCCTCGAGTATCTGTTGAGGGTACTGGATGGTATGATGAGGGGAGTAGTGCATATATCTATGCCTCAGAAAGCGTTGAACCAGATTCAGGTACAAAATATTTATTCGACCATTGGTCTGGCGATTATTCAGGAAGTTCTCCATCAGCCACAGTAACTATGGATAGACCTAAAATAACTACGGCAGAGTATAATGTGAAATATTATCTGCTTACAAAAAGCACACCCACTGAAGCGATGGGCTTTATAGAAGATAATTGGTATGATGAGGGCACAACAAGAATAATTCAGGAAGCTCCAGAGTATATCAATTTTGATGGGGGTGCAAGATATACCTTTGATTCTTGGTATGTAAACGGTAAGAAATTAACAGACTCACGCTCAATAACTGTTACAATGAATGAACCACATGAGGTTGAAGCCAAATTCATTACGCAATATTATATGGACGTTAGGTCTTCACATGGTGATCCGCAAGGTTCAGGATGGTATAATGAAGGGGAGTACGCTACGATTTCAGTTGATTCACCTGTCGGTGCTGGTATTGGAAGGAAATTTGTATTTCAAAGATGGAGTGGCGATATAGTAAGTACCTCGAATGAAGAAAGTACTCTAATGAGCAGATATAAATCAGCAAATGTAGTATGGAAACTTGATTCTACTGTACTTTACATTGTCTTGTGTATCATTATTGCAGCTGTTGTTTTAGGATCGATTTTATATCAAACCCAATATCGCTACACACGTTCATGCCCAAAATGTGGTTACCGATTAGGAAAGGATTTCAAATTATGTCCCGAGTGTGGAAGAAGAACTACATCAAAATCTTCGAAAAATTCGAGATGA
- a CDS encoding S1C family serine protease — protein sequence MRKILVFFLILFFFSFNTCDAAYDEQTIIILNEPTVVKVIVEYKAYFSYPYPKFTFVNNEFVFDKQAEVYEENISNLWSGTGFVISPDGYVITNAHIADPEHYKLFGYLFDHALEISEFFQSEGFIDPFHYDLFLSSYYDYLVDNGDFNAEQLKIKVEIGNTTLPAELIISGDPIGYRTSKDVAMIKIERAKEYTFSTAKLGDSDKVEVSDEIIALGYFMELNKSKLSSNLISATGKILDFKEFGDWKALQTDADITFGFSGGPVFNLNNEVIGISAFGIFSPINQTETKFLVPINVAKEFLSRSGINDERSEIDEHYQKGIEYFFDEEYYEAMNELVEVLELNPEHFHAKYYLKQAEINTYPDRFKLEVNADGLPSYLSIETILDEYLNVTIFGNKQYAFNLPNEQKPYNIMVDRYIDGDEGMRFHCENYTRSFYGFSRGEKLTFVYEPQYYLKIISEFGEPQGEGWYDNNVTAFAVMQGVSNHPGDYEISLNNTRADFKGWSGDASGFGEKSEKILMDKPKTVLAEWEKGYTLEIISDSGGIKPYIGKEWHRATGNSNESTFVNVKIEKPVYFNFNNFQYLIFVEWQGDASGSSPEISIQMDGPKKVHAIWKTEDFFTHNKYILIIAIIGSIILIFLIMYKFTKRMKREN from the coding sequence ATGCGAAAAATACTAGTTTTTTTCTTAATTCTCTTTTTTTTCTCATTCAATACTTGTGATGCTGCATATGATGAACAAACAATCATAATTTTGAATGAGCCAACAGTTGTAAAAGTAATAGTAGAATACAAAGCTTACTTTAGTTATCCTTATCCAAAATTCACTTTTGTCAATAATGAATTTGTATTTGATAAACAGGCAGAGGTATACGAAGAGAATATTTCGAATTTATGGAGCGGTACAGGATTCGTTATTTCTCCCGATGGTTATGTAATAACGAATGCACATATCGCAGATCCAGAACATTATAAATTATTCGGATACCTATTCGATCATGCTCTAGAGATCTCTGAGTTTTTCCAAAGCGAAGGATTTATCGATCCGTTTCATTATGATCTATTTCTAAGTTCCTATTACGATTATTTAGTTGACAACGGAGATTTCAACGCCGAACAATTAAAGATCAAAGTTGAGATCGGAAATACTACATTACCGGCTGAATTAATTATTTCAGGTGATCCCATTGGATACAGAACATCAAAAGATGTTGCTATGATTAAGATTGAGAGAGCAAAGGAATACACTTTCTCAACAGCAAAATTGGGTGATTCTGACAAGGTTGAAGTTAGTGATGAGATAATAGCTCTCGGTTATTTTATGGAGTTAAACAAAAGCAAGTTATCCAGTAATCTAATCTCGGCTACAGGCAAAATATTGGATTTCAAGGAATTCGGTGATTGGAAAGCTCTACAAACAGATGCCGATATTACCTTTGGATTTAGTGGAGGGCCTGTTTTCAATCTCAATAATGAAGTCATTGGGATATCGGCTTTTGGAATTTTTTCACCGATAAATCAAACCGAAACAAAATTCCTTGTGCCCATTAATGTTGCAAAGGAATTTCTAAGCAGGTCTGGCATCAATGATGAACGTAGCGAAATTGATGAGCATTATCAAAAAGGAATTGAATATTTCTTTGATGAAGAATATTACGAAGCTATGAATGAGTTGGTGGAAGTTTTAGAGCTAAACCCCGAACACTTCCATGCTAAATATTATCTAAAACAAGCTGAAATCAATACTTATCCAGATAGGTTTAAGTTGGAAGTTAATGCTGATGGACTTCCATCCTATCTATCCATAGAAACCATTCTCGATGAATATTTGAATGTAACAATTTTTGGAAATAAACAATATGCATTCAATTTGCCTAATGAACAAAAGCCATACAACATCATGGTAGATAGGTATATTGACGGTGATGAAGGGATGAGGTTTCATTGCGAGAACTATACCAGATCTTTTTATGGATTCTCAAGAGGTGAAAAGTTGACGTTTGTATATGAACCGCAATATTATCTTAAAATAATATCTGAGTTTGGAGAACCTCAGGGTGAGGGTTGGTATGATAATAATGTCACTGCTTTTGCCGTGATGCAGGGAGTATCAAATCATCCAGGAGATTATGAGATCAGCCTCAATAATACAAGGGCAGATTTTAAAGGCTGGTCAGGAGATGCTTCAGGATTTGGTGAAAAATCAGAAAAGATATTAATGGACAAACCAAAGACTGTTCTCGCTGAATGGGAAAAAGGGTATACTCTTGAAATAATTTCAGATTCTGGAGGGATTAAGCCATATATCGGTAAGGAATGGCATAGAGCCACTGGTAATTCAAATGAATCGACCTTTGTAAATGTTAAGATAGAGAAGCCTGTGTACTTTAATTTTAATAATTTTCAATACCTTATCTTTGTTGAATGGCAAGGGGATGCATCAGGATCATCACCAGAGATATCAATTCAGATGGATGGCCCAAAAAAAGTCCATGCGATCTGGAAGACTGAGGATTTTTTTACTCACAATAAATACATACTCATTATAGCGATCATAGGATCTATAATCTTGATTTTTTTAATAATGTATAAATTTACGAAAAGAATGAAGAGAGAAAACTAA